CCCATCGATTTTCTAATAACACGATAATCAAGCGGATTTGTTCGGTTAAATTAAAAGGTGTAACGTCTTTTAAGATGCGTTGATGCTCAAGACTTGAGAGATTTAAAATATTGGTGGATAGATCGGTAAGCCGTTCGGACTCAGTAATGATAATATCAAGATATTCAGTACGTTGAGCTTGTGTAAGGTCATCGTTTTTTAATATTTTCGCAAATCCTTGAATGGAAACAATCGGGGTTTTAAATTCATGGGATAAGTTGTTTACAAAATCAGAGCGTAACATTTCAGTGCTTTCGAGTTCGTGTGCCATGTGATTGAAACTGTTGGTGAGTGTGTTGAATACATCCGGGCCCCTTAAATAGATGCGCGTTGAGAAATCACCTTTTGCGAGGTTATCAATGGCATTCACCAAGCTTTCGACTGGACGCATTGGAATGCGACTGAGGATGAAGGACACAAGGGTACCAACAAGTACGGTCGCTGCCATAAAGGAGAAAAGTGAAAACCCTCCAAGTCCAGGATACCACTTAAAAAAAATTCTAAATAAGTGGGTTACAATAAACATGAGTAACATTGTGATAAACATGAAGACAAAAAAAGTGAATGAGAAGAGGATTTTAAGTGAAATTCTCTTGAGTAATTGTTTGCATTTATTCAACGTGCTTCACCACCTTATAACCAATGCCACGGATTGCGACAATGTCGAATTCAGGGAATCCTTCACAGCGCTTTCGCAACCGTGTAATGTGAACATTTACGGTTGTATCCAGTGAATCGGAATCCATCCCCCATATCTCGTCCATTAATTGAAGGCGTGTAAATATCTTATTGGGATTGGATAGGAGCTTATACAGTAAATAGAACTCCTTTTGAGGCAGTGTTTGGCTCTCGTTATTACGAGTCAGGGTCAATGCGTCATAATCAAGGGTTACTTTACCGATGGTGAGTTTATGCTCGTTGGTAATTTGTGCACGACGAAGCAGTGCTTTAATTCGAAGCAACATTTCATCCTCATTGACAGGTTTCACCATATAATCATCAGTACCAACCAAAAATCCTTTGCATTTTTCTTCAGGAAGTTGTTTAGCAGTCACCATTAAGATGGGGGTTTGATCCCCACTTTTTCTCAGTTCGTCGGTAAATTCATACCCATCCATAACGGGCATCATCACATCCAATAGGATTAAGTCAATGTGTTGTGAGTCAATGAAGTCTAAGGCCTCTTGACCATTACTCACATGATCCACCTCATAACCGGCTCGATTAAGGACTGTTTGCATGAGTAAGGCTGTATTACTGTTATCTTCTACCACCAATATTTTAAACATAAAAACGCACCCTCCTTTATACGATTCATTATACCATCATAGATTAACTAAACATTAACGAATTCCTTTTCAAAGTTAATTTTCAGTTAACATACATAGCGTACACTGAGTATGTTCAAAAAGAACAAGCAGCTGGGAGGAATTGATTTTGTTACAGATAAAAGATATACGTAAAAAGTATGTAACGGGTGACTTAACACAGATTGCACTTGACGGTGTAAGCTTTAACCTTCGCGATAGCGAAATGGTTGCGATTTTAGGTCAAAGTGGATCCGGTAAAACCACGACATTAAATATTATCGGTGGTTTGGATCACTATGATTCAGGTGATATTATCATCAATGGCATTTCCACCAAAAACTATACAGACCGTGATTGGGATTCATATCGTAATCATACAGTAGGGTTTGTATTTCAAAGCTATAACTTAATTCCACATCAAACAATTTTGTCGAATGTTGAATTGGCGCTGACAATTTCAGGTGTTTCAAATGCTGAGCGTAAAAAACGTGCGATTAAAGCGTTGGAAGATGTTGGATTAGGCACTCAAGTACACAAAAAGCCAAATCAGATGTCTGGTGGTCAAATGCAACGTGTTGCGATTGCGCGCGCACTTGTCAATGATCCAGATATTTTGCTTGCTGATGAGCCAACGGGTGCACTTGATAGTGAAACAAGCGTTGTGGTCATGGACTTACTGAAAGAAATCGCTAAAGATCGACTCGTTGTACTTGTAACGCATAATCAAGAACTTGCTGAAGCGTATGCAACACGAATTATTCGACTCCATGACGGTCAGATTGTGAGTGATTCAAACCCATTAATCGTTGATGAAACAAAACTTGAAGCACCTAAGCATAAAAACCTTGGGAAGACTTCAATGTCATTTAGAACAGCCTTATCACTAAGTTTTAATAATCTTCGGACAAAGATGGGTCGGACCTTCTTGACTTCCTTTGCAGGCTCGATTGGTATTATTGGTATTGCGTTAATTCTGTCCTTATCCTCAGGAGTTAATGCGTACATTGATAGTATTCAACGTGACACAATGGCGTCTTATCCGATAACATTGCAATCACAATCTATGGATTTGAGTAGTATTCTAAGTGCTGGACCCCCAACACAATCTTCATCAGGGAATACAGATCGTGACAGAATCTATTCCAACAGTACTGCTTTAGAAATGGTAAATCAGGCAACGTCAAGTATTCGTGAGAATAACTTAACGGAATTTAAGAAATATTTGGATGATCCAGAGAGTGAAATTCATGCTTTTGTGGGTGAGAATGGTATTATTTTCTCCTATGATGTCGCTTTTACAGCCTATGCATTTGATCCAGATGGAAATCGTGTCAACACGGATGGAAGCACTTTTGAAGATGATTCAGATACGATGTTTGGTTCAAGACAAGCAAGTGGTCCAATGGCTCAATTTATGACATCATCAAATTTTGTGGAATTAATCCATGGAAATGATGATTTAGTGGGACAAATTGTACTTGATAACTATCAATTACTTGAAGGTGCGTGGCCTAAACAATACGATGAAGTGGTCTTGGTAGTAGATCAAAACAACGAAATTTCATTGACGGCATTGTTTGAACTGGGTATTTTACCATCTGAAGATTATAAAGAAATCTTAGATAAAATCGACAATGGTGAAGAAATCGAGTTTGAAGAAAAAAACTTTAGCTATGAAGAAATCATGAAACAAGAATTTGTCATGATTCCTGCAAGTCACTTCTATGAAGAAGGTGAAGACGGACTCTTTACCGATATTAGTGATAATGAAGAAAAGCTTGAAGCCTTAATTGATAACAGTGTGCGTCTTAAAATATCAGGGGTTATTAGTCCTGTAGAAGATGCATCGTATCAAGATATCAATGGTGTCATTGGCTATACACGTGCCCTTACAGATTATGTTATTGAAGAAACAAATAATGCTCCAGTTGTGAAGGCGCAAGAAGCAAACCCTGATAAAAATATCTTGAATGGGTTACTGTTTGAACCAAAAGATGATGCAGCTAAGATTGAAGATGCTTCAGAATATCTTGCCCGTATGGGTGTGTCGGATAAAGCAACACTGTTTAGAAGTATGCTTCGTCTGATTTATGCGGATGATCCTCAAATGATGGCGCAACTTTCTTCATTGAGTGAAATCGAACAAGCAGCAATGCTTGACCAATACCTACAAAACCCAGAAGATGACGTCTTGCTTCAAATCTATGAGACATATATCTCAACAGGAAGCTTTGATGACAATATGAGTGCATTTGGGGTTGTAAGTCTTGATGCTCCAGCATCGATCAGTATTTATGCCGATAGCTTTGAAGATAAAGACGGCATCACACAAAGCATAGCGAACTATAACGAAACGGTAAGTGCAGAAAATCAGATTACATTCACCGATTATGTTGGACTGCTTATGTCTTCTGTCACAACAATCGTCAATGTTGTGTCCTATGTGTTGATTGCCTTTGTAGCGGTATCCTTGGTTGTATCTTCAATCATGATTGGAATCATTACCTTTATCTCAGTTCTTGAACGAACCAAAGAAATCGGAATCCTTCGTGCAATTGGTGCATCCAAGCGCAACATTTCCAATGTATTTAATGCTGAGACATTTATTATTGGTCTGTTCTCTGGCCTCTTA
This DNA window, taken from Erysipelothrix larvae, encodes the following:
- a CDS encoding HAMP domain-containing sensor histidine kinase; amino-acid sequence: MAATVLVGTLVSFILSRIPMRPVESLVNAIDNLAKGDFSTRIYLRGPDVFNTLTNSFNHMAHELESTEMLRSDFVNNLSHEFKTPIVSIQGFAKILKNDDLTQAQRTEYLDIIITESERLTDLSTNILNLSSLEHQRILKDVTPFNLTEQIRLIIVLLENRWEPKQLTLDFDSDEITIEGNEEMLKQVWINVLTNAIKFAPKGSEIKIEITHVDAMVSVLISNSGEPIPFNVWNRVFEKFYQSDRSRTTEGNGLGLPLAKRIVDLHQGTIRIKQSNEDITIFEVKLPINIKSSI
- a CDS encoding response regulator transcription factor — its product is MFKILVVEDNSNTALLMQTVLNRAGYEVDHVSNGQEALDFIDSQHIDLILLDVMMPVMDGYEFTDELRKSGDQTPILMVTAKQLPEEKCKGFLVGTDDYMVKPVNEDEMLLRIKALLRRAQITNEHKLTIGKVTLDYDALTLTRNNESQTLPQKEFYLLYKLLSNPNKIFTRLQLMDEIWGMDSDSLDTTVNVHITRLRKRCEGFPEFDIVAIRGIGYKVVKHVE
- a CDS encoding ABC transporter ATP-binding protein/permease gives rise to the protein MLQIKDIRKKYVTGDLTQIALDGVSFNLRDSEMVAILGQSGSGKTTTLNIIGGLDHYDSGDIIINGISTKNYTDRDWDSYRNHTVGFVFQSYNLIPHQTILSNVELALTISGVSNAERKKRAIKALEDVGLGTQVHKKPNQMSGGQMQRVAIARALVNDPDILLADEPTGALDSETSVVVMDLLKEIAKDRLVVLVTHNQELAEAYATRIIRLHDGQIVSDSNPLIVDETKLEAPKHKNLGKTSMSFRTALSLSFNNLRTKMGRTFLTSFAGSIGIIGIALILSLSSGVNAYIDSIQRDTMASYPITLQSQSMDLSSILSAGPPTQSSSGNTDRDRIYSNSTALEMVNQATSSIRENNLTEFKKYLDDPESEIHAFVGENGIIFSYDVAFTAYAFDPDGNRVNTDGSTFEDDSDTMFGSRQASGPMAQFMTSSNFVELIHGNDDLVGQIVLDNYQLLEGAWPKQYDEVVLVVDQNNEISLTALFELGILPSEDYKEILDKIDNGEEIEFEEKNFSYEEIMKQEFVMIPASHFYEEGEDGLFTDISDNEEKLEALIDNSVRLKISGVISPVEDASYQDINGVIGYTRALTDYVIEETNNAPVVKAQEANPDKNILNGLLFEPKDDAAKIEDASEYLARMGVSDKATLFRSMLRLIYADDPQMMAQLSSLSEIEQAAMLDQYLQNPEDDVLLQIYETYISTGSFDDNMSAFGVVSLDAPASISIYADSFEDKDGITQSIANYNETVSAENQITFTDYVGLLMSSVTTIVNVVSYVLIAFVAVSLVVSSIMIGIITFISVLERTKEIGILRAIGASKRNISNVFNAETFIIGLFSGLLGIGITLLLLIPINSIIHSVTGTTAVNAALPVESAGILVLLSLSLTVIAGLIPASKAAKKDPVIALRSE